The Methanobrevibacter sp. V74 genome includes the window AATGTAATTGCAGGAAAAATTGAAACTGATGATTTCATTGGTTTGCCAATACCATGTATGTCCTTTATAATAGCTACATTATACCTTAGTGGAATATTTAATCCTGTTTCAGCATTAATTTTAAGTATTCTTGTCTCATTACTAATGATTAGTAATATCAGATATCCTAAATTTGACAATATCCCATTAATTGGAATATCGGTTATATTAATTATATTATTAATTCTTCCAATTAACCTAACAATATATAACATTAACATGGCAGGATTATTGTTACTCCTATTTTGTCTACATTACCTAATAATTAATTTAATTAAAAGATAATACCACAGTACTCCTAATAATTAAATTAACCATCTAACAATTAAAAGGAGTATCTAAAATGAAAGATGAAAAACCAAGAGATCCATTATATCCCAAAGGTTTTAGACAAACTCAAGAATTAAAAACCCAAATTTCACAAGAGTTTCCAAAGCCTGAAGAAAAAGAAGAAAAAGATGAGTTATCTCCTTTAAAAAAATTAAATCATAAGCTAGGAGTTTATTTGACCCCAAATTCCGTTGACATAAGTGATAATGAAAGAAAAAGGAAAATTGGAATAATCATAACAACGATGATTTTTTTAACATTGATTATTTCGGCTTATTATTTCATAATATATGAACCTGCCCAAGAAGAGTTATCTATCGCAAAAACAACAAAACTAAATGAACTCCATGATTTGTATTCAGGGGCTTTGACCACATCTCCAAATGCCATGATGCTAGAAGAAAAAATAAACGACGCTAACACAGCCGAGGAAATTCAAGTAATAAATATACTGACTCCAGCAACAAAAGACTGGCAATCCTATCATGAAAAATCAGTTAACTCGAACATGGACAAATATAACAGAACAATGGCCATTTATGAAAATGAAAGTAAAAGCACAATTATTCCAGCATCAGAAGCTATGGAAATCATTAGCGAAAATGATGCAACAATTCTTTCAAGAATTAAATTTGAAGAACCGAATACTGTATCCGTCCCCATTTTAGTTTCAAGACTTCAGGCAGGAGCCGGACTTGTTAGAGAAGGCAGTGTTGTAGACATCTATACAAGTAACAATTCAACTGATGAAAATTACACAAGCACCAACACCACTCCTGAAATAAGCGGATGCACTGTTTTATCTATAATGAGATATGAGGAAAATGGGGAAATTGATGCTGAATACTCAAAATCAAATATGAATGTTGAAGGAAACAATACCAATCCAAAAGAAAATACTAAACGTTTCTCATCAGATGTGTTGGAAATGATAAAAGGTGCAATTGTCAAAGGTTATGATGAAAAACAGACCCTTAAAATGCTTAAAGATTATGGGGTTAAATTATCTAATTACGAGCGAGAAATTAATTTAGGTGATTTGAATGCCCAATATATGCTTTTAATAGAAACACCGCAAGATAAAGTTAATTATGTCCTGAAAAATATGGACAATATAATATTGACGATACCTACATCAGAAGCACCTGATTGGATGGTATCTGAAATCAACTCAACATATAATAATTAAAAAAAGTATTATATGAGATACTACAAAATTGATATCATGGACAAACCTAAAATTTCAACAATGATTGTGATAATTTGTTTGCTTATTATCGGATTATATGCAATGGGAGAAGTGAATTACTATTCAGCAAAACTAGTAATTGAAAAAAACATTGATTCTCCTAAAATTATAATCCCTTCAATTGGGGTTGATGAAAAAATTAACAACAAATCCTTAAATCAGGGCGTATTAAGTGATCCTGGTGAAAATGTTCCGCCCAATGATACGGTTGTACTGTATGGACACAGAACCCTTCAAGGATCACCATTTTTAAGGTTAAATGAACTTGAAATTGGAGATTCATTCTTACTAGAATGGCCTGGAGTAGGTGAGCTAAACTATACTGTAACAAATACAACAATTGTGCCTGCATCATATAACCTAAAATATGGCGGTGCAAACAGTACAATATTAGTCACCTGTGATCCTATTGGGTCAACTGAAAATAGACTATTAGTTTACGGCGAGTTAAATAATATAAGTTCCATAAACGAGAAGATTATTAAAAACAATCCCCAAGAGTTTAATGCGTTAATGATTTCGTCAATATTTCTAATAGTCGGATTGGCATTTAGTTTCTTTTATCCTAAAGACAACAGAATATACATTTTAATCACAGTAATAATCATTTCAGCGATTTTATTTTACTGTTTCATAAATCCAATCCCTTCCGAACAAATTTATGATAAAATAATATTTTTAAATGGAGGAGCATGATGGATGTAGATAAGGAATACTTTTCAAATATAACTGCCCGAGAAAGAGCCATATTTGAAGGTGCTATTAGTATGGGCGCATTATTTCATCAGTTTGTAGGAACACCCATAAATAAAAAATCTAAAGAAAGTTTAGAAAAAGCTATTGAAGAGTCTGTAAGCCTGCAACCTGCAATTGAGAAAGTGGAAGCTAAAATAAGATTTGATAAACTTGAAGAATCAATGACCGAATTTGAATACACCTCCCTAACCGGCGATATGTTAGATGTTAAAATCCATACAAAAGTGGAGAATGTCAAAGCAATTATTAGAATTGAATTTAATGAAGAACTGAATTATCCTTTAATGTATGTTGAAAGCATAAAAGATTAATAAATATCTTTTAAATCTTTCAATAATTCTTTTAAATGATTCTTTTTAACATGATTCATTAAAACGACCCTGATTGCAACAGGACATTTAGCAACAGACACTTTCCATCCCAAATCTTCTAATTTTTGAGCTAAATCATTAGTGGCCATATCCGGATGATTAAAAGCTATTATGTTTAATTCAGGTTCACAAATTAGTTCATAACCTAACTCTTTTAGATTTCCAGCTAAAAATTTAGTATTTTCCATTAAATTTTCAGCTAATTTAAAATAACCTTCTTTTCCAAAGTATTTCATAATTGCATAAGTCGCAGCTGATGAAGCTCCTAAACGAGTTCCTACAATGGTGGATTGTGTTTTAACAGTTAAATATGGTGAATCAACAGCCATTACATCCAAATATTCACTGTGTCTAAAAATAATTCCTCCAGCAGGAATCGGAGCCAAACCCATTTTATGAGGATCAACAGTTATAGAACAAACTCCTTCAAGTGAAAAATCAAAATTAGGTAAGTCATAACCAAGTTCTTTTAAAAATGGAATTGAAAATCCGCCAAATGCCGCGTCAACATGGAAATAAATATTATTTTCCAAAGCGATTTTTGAAATTTCCTCAATTGGATCTATTAAACCTAATTCAGTAGTGCCTGCAATAGCAACAATAGCTACTGTTTTATCAGATATTGCCTCCCTAACAGATTCAACATCTATTTTATAATTGTCATCTAATTTAGCTTCAACTATCTCCAGATTTAACATGTCAGCAGCTTTTTTAAATGAAAAATGAGCAGAATCGGGAATAATTATTTCACCATCAGTTATCCCCTTATATTTTCTTGCATGATTTCTTGCAGCCCTTATCGCCATTAAATTAGCTTCAGTCCCCCCTGTGACAATATTGCCATAAGCATTGTCAAGAGACAATAAATCCCCAATAGATTTAATAACCTCATTTTCAATTTGTTTAGTTCCTTTAAATAATCCAGGATCACCCAAATTGGTGTCTAGAAATTCACAATAAACTTTTTTAGCAAAAGGATGGGCTTCAGTACACATTGAGCCTAAAATTCTGCCGTCTGCATAATCATGATCCAAACTATGAATTTCCTCTAATTCCTTTAAAATAACTTGCTTATCTGCTGGTTTATCATCCATAAAATAACCTAATTTATTGTTAAAAATAAAAATAAAAAAAGAAAATAAAAGATATTATTCTAAACGTTTACGAGCAGCGTCAAGAATAATTTTTTGTTCAGCACGAGCAACAGTTTTTCTCACATCAGCAATAGCGTCAGTATTGGAAGAAACACTACTAATTCCAAATTCAACAAGTTTTTCAACAATGTGAGGGACACTGCCTGCTTGACCACAAATACTGCAGGTCACACCTGCTTCAGCACATTTCCTAATTGTTCTTTCAATTAATTTCATTACTGCAGGGTGTTCTTCAGAGTAGTGTTTTGCAACAAATTCGTTGTTTCTATCTACTGCAAGAGTGTATTGAGTTAAATCGTTGGTTCCTAAACTTACAAAGTCTATTCCAACATTAATATATTCATCAATCATTATCGCAGCTGCTGGAATTTCAACCATCATTCCAAAGTCAACATCCCTGTGAGGTTCAAGACCCACATCAGAACAGATCGCTTTGGCTTGTATAAGCTCTTCAGGACTTTGTGACAATGGAATCATAATACCAATATTTGTGTATCCTTTTTCATGCAATTTTTTAATAGCTTTAAATTCGCATTCAAGAATTTCAGGTTGGTCAAGTTCTCTTCTAATTCCTCTCCAACCAAGCATTGGATTATGCTCCATAGGTTCGTTTTCCCCACCTTCCAAAGTGATGAATTCGTCAGTAGGCGCATCTAAAGTTCTATACCATACAGGTTTTGGATAAAATGCATCTGCTACGATTTGAACATTATCAGCAATTGTATCAATTAACTCATCTTCCCTGTTCTCAGCAATAAATTTACCTGGGTGAACACCGGAAGTCAACATCAAATGTTCAGTTCTTAAAAGTCCAACACCATCAGCACCGGTAGCTGCAGCTTTCTGTGCAGCTTCAGGCATACTAACATTAGCCTTAACTTCAGTTACAGTAATAATAGGAGCTGATTCAACAGTACCTGTAACAATATTTGCAGATTCCTCTTTAATCTCAAAGATTCCGTCAAATACCAATCCTTTTTTACCATCTATTGTAACACCAAAATTTTCTTCTAATTTTGTTGTAGCATCAGCAGTTCCTACAACACAAGGAATTCCAAGTTCACGAGAAATAATTGATGCATGACATGTTACTCCACCTTCATCAGTTACAATGCCGCTTGCCCTTCTCATGGCAGGAACCATATCCGGTGTGGTCATTGTTGTAACCATGATGTCACCATCTTTAATTTTATCTAGTTCATCAATGTCGAAAACAACTTTAACATTACCAGATGCCATACCAGGACTTGCTCCAAGACCCCTTACAAGAACATCACCTAACTCAGAAGATGCATCATCATTTCCTTCAGATCCAACATCACCTAAAGTTGTAATTGGCCTAGCTTGCAATAAGAATAAACTATCATTTTCAAAAGCCCATTCAGTATCCATTGGCTCACCATAATGAGCTTGAACTCTTTTACCCATTTCAGTTAATTCAATGAGCTCTTCATCTGACAATACCCTTTTATTTCTTAAATCTTCAGGAACATCAACTTTTATACTGGTGCCTTTATCATCATTAGTGTACATTATTTTTTTATCACTAATTGTAACATTAATAATTTCATTAGCTTTTTTATCAACCTGGTAATTATCAGGAGTTACATCACCAGATACAACAGCTTCTCCAAGACCCCATGACCCTTCTATTAAAGCTATTTCTTCACCGGTGGATGGATTTACAGTAAACATTACTCCTGCTTTATCTGCATGTG containing:
- a CDS encoding DUF515 domain-containing protein, with protein sequence MKDEKPRDPLYPKGFRQTQELKTQISQEFPKPEEKEEKDELSPLKKLNHKLGVYLTPNSVDISDNERKRKIGIIITTMIFLTLIISAYYFIIYEPAQEELSIAKTTKLNELHDLYSGALTTSPNAMMLEEKINDANTAEEIQVINILTPATKDWQSYHEKSVNSNMDKYNRTMAIYENESKSTIIPASEAMEIISENDATILSRIKFEEPNTVSVPILVSRLQAGAGLVREGSVVDIYTSNNSTDENYTSTNTTPEISGCTVLSIMRYEENGEIDAEYSKSNMNVEGNNTNPKENTKRFSSDVLEMIKGAIVKGYDEKQTLKMLKDYGVKLSNYEREINLGDLNAQYMLLIETPQDKVNYVLKNMDNIILTIPTSEAPDWMVSEINSTYNN
- a CDS encoding sortase, whose translation is MDKPKISTMIVIICLLIIGLYAMGEVNYYSAKLVIEKNIDSPKIIIPSIGVDEKINNKSLNQGVLSDPGENVPPNDTVVLYGHRTLQGSPFLRLNELEIGDSFLLEWPGVGELNYTVTNTTIVPASYNLKYGGANSTILVTCDPIGSTENRLLVYGELNNISSINEKIIKNNPQEFNALMISSIFLIVGLAFSFFYPKDNRIYILITVIIISAILFYCFINPIPSEQIYDKIIFLNGGA
- a CDS encoding dihydroneopterin aldolase family protein, yielding MDVDKEYFSNITARERAIFEGAISMGALFHQFVGTPINKKSKESLEKAIEESVSLQPAIEKVEAKIRFDKLEESMTEFEYTSLTGDMLDVKIHTKVENVKAIIRIEFNEELNYPLMYVESIKD
- the mfnA gene encoding tyrosine decarboxylase MfnA, with the translated sequence MDDKPADKQVILKELEEIHSLDHDYADGRILGSMCTEAHPFAKKVYCEFLDTNLGDPGLFKGTKQIENEVIKSIGDLLSLDNAYGNIVTGGTEANLMAIRAARNHARKYKGITDGEIIIPDSAHFSFKKAADMLNLEIVEAKLDDNYKIDVESVREAISDKTVAIVAIAGTTELGLIDPIEEISKIALENNIYFHVDAAFGGFSIPFLKELGYDLPNFDFSLEGVCSITVDPHKMGLAPIPAGGIIFRHSEYLDVMAVDSPYLTVKTQSTIVGTRLGASSAATYAIMKYFGKEGYFKLAENLMENTKFLAGNLKELGYELICEPELNIIAFNHPDMATNDLAQKLEDLGWKVSVAKCPVAIRVVLMNHVKKNHLKELLKDLKDIY
- the ppsA gene encoding phosphoenolpyruvate synthase: MYVVKFEDLSKSDIRIAGGKGANLGELTQAGIPVPPGFVVTAQAYEKFMDEAGINDKVMSILEEIDINDTKALQAASKEIKELIIEAPIPEDLVLFIREYYNELCQRVGEDDVDVAIRSSATAEDLPEASFAGQQDTFLHVSGDDEVIEYIRKCWASLFEARAIFYREENNFEHSKVFIAVVVQKMAHADKAGVMFTVNPSTGEEIALIEGSWGLGEAVVSGDVTPDNYQVDKKANEIINVTISDKKIMYTNDDKGTSIKVDVPEDLRNKRVLSDEELIELTEMGKRVQAHYGEPMDTEWAFENDSLFLLQARPITTLGDVGSEGNDDASSELGDVLVRGLGASPGMASGNVKVVFDIDELDKIKDGDIMVTTMTTPDMVPAMRRASGIVTDEGGVTCHASIISRELGIPCVVGTADATTKLEENFGVTIDGKKGLVFDGIFEIKEESANIVTGTVESAPIITVTEVKANVSMPEAAQKAAATGADGVGLLRTEHLMLTSGVHPGKFIAENREDELIDTIADNVQIVADAFYPKPVWYRTLDAPTDEFITLEGGENEPMEHNPMLGWRGIRRELDQPEILECEFKAIKKLHEKGYTNIGIMIPLSQSPEELIQAKAICSDVGLEPHRDVDFGMMVEIPAAAIMIDEYINVGIDFVSLGTNDLTQYTLAVDRNNEFVAKHYSEEHPAVMKLIERTIRKCAEAGVTCSICGQAGSVPHIVEKLVEFGISSVSSNTDAIADVRKTVARAEQKIILDAARKRLE